Below is a genomic region from Helianthus annuus cultivar XRQ/B chromosome 2, HanXRQr2.0-SUNRISE, whole genome shotgun sequence.
caaagtgcaaaccacagggaccgtctgtgtacttttgaaaagctagggaccaaatccaaaattacATGGGTGGTCCTTATGGTTTCcgcttttcaaaagtacatggGTGGTCCTTATGGTTTCCACTTAGTAACACGTTTAGTCCTTAACTTGGACCTgctgaaacctttagatttgttggctagggactaaatgcgttacaaagtgcaaaccacagggaccgtctgtgtacttttgaaaagctagggaccaaatccaaaattttggtaaactacagggaccatccgtgtactttacgtTTTTTTGAAAAGCTGAAACCGGCCACCTTACTGGTCCACTGACTGGACTGCTCATAAATAATATAAAATTTATATAACCAAAATATGGAGCAAAATAGTAAATAAATAGGTAAATGGGATTTGGGAATGAAAAAACAAATTTATAAATCCGGTCCGGTTGGCCGGTTTAAAACTTCAAAATGGAGGCAGTTCAAAAGTACTCAACCGGACCGGTTATGTAGCCGGTTTTGGCCCATGTCTGACTTCTGAAACACGGCTTACAACATCTCTTAAACCGTTTTGTTCCAAATATTATTAGTATTTAAATAATATAGTTATTGTAATCATGTTTATACTTCGATTATTAACATGTACCTTCTTGAAATCTTGGCCACGAGCGGCTTCATTCTTGTTTTTCGTTATCTGCCTAAGCTCTTTCTCAAGCTCTCTGGCTTCTTCCGGGAGCTACAGAGCGTAAGATTATATCATTGTCGCGCCTATGAAAAAGTAAAGCAAATAgaagaaatatttcaaataaaaaaaatacacataCTTGTGCGTGACGAAGGCGAACACGAGAACCAGCTTCATCGACCAAATCAATTGCTTTATCAGGAAGAAATCGGTCACTGTACGTATACACAAACAATCGTCATATGTCATATAAATAGtgaacaataaaaacaaaaatttagctAAACGGGGAACGGGTCAAATGTGTTTACAACCGACATGTATACCTTATGTACTGGTATGACAATTCTGCTGCAGCCACTAATGCTTCATCGGTGTAACAAAGCTTATGGTGAATTTCGTATCGTTCACGAAGCCCTTTCAATATCTGTATTGTTTCATCAACCGTTGGCTCGGGTACCTTAACGGGCTGGAACCGTCTCTCAAGTGCCGGGTCCTTTTCAATATGCTTCCGGTATTCATCAAGTGTTGTTGCACCAATACACTGAACCAGTTACCTTGATCAATAACCAAACATAAAAGAAAGACGAAAAGCGAACGTAAGAATATAACCGCACCTGTAAGTCACCTCTAGCAAGAGCGGGCTTCAAGATGTTAGCGGCATCAATGGCACCCTCTGCGGCTCCGGCTCCGATAAGTGTGTGCACCTCGTCGATAAATAGAATAATTTCGTCACTTTGCTTGATTTCCTCCATTAACTTCTTTAATCTCTCTTCAAACTCTCCGCGATACTTTGTTCCAGCCACAAGAAGACCCATATCTAGAGTTATTACCTGAAACAAAGAATGCATAGCGTAAATTTTAAAGTGAAATTCTAATATTATGAAGAAAAGGATGTAAAAGATAAATCTCCTTCGACTTGTAGGCAATTTCGGCCCATTACTTATGAACACGTCGATTCAAGTTGTATTTTATCACTAATCAATCAACaggtaaaaataaaataaaagaatttAGTTGATTAGAAAACGGGTCAGAAGCCGCTATAAAATAAGATTATTAGTATATGAATATAGTTTATACTTGACAAGGTAcgtatattaaaaaaaaaaaaaaaaaaaaaaaactaagaacTTTATACGAGGATGGGGCATTTTGTCTTGTAGCTATTTCAAATAGTAACTTCAACTGCTACAAGACAAAAATGTAAAACATGGTCGCCGGTCGGTATTGGCAACTCCAAGACACAGAAGTCGAAATCTTAGATAGCGACTAACCCAAAACTGAAAACAAAAGAGTTACCCCATTTGACATCaagggttttcaaaataaattttcTGGAAACATAtaggtattttttttttaaaaagatatataaataaagtccagaaaacttgttaagttacatcaaaacagaaggtagacgggcaacaagctgcgccgccaatcctttctgaattgcaaaccccaacctcccgaacacaaacccctgccccctGGGGTCGAACAATTGCTGTGGATAACCCGTTGAACCCTCGTTAAAAATAAATCAGTTTTaaaaaagagtaaagtacacggatgatcCCTGGGGTTTACctaaattttggatttggtccctagctttccaaatgtacacggatggtccttgtaGTTTGTACTTTCTAAGCGGtttagtccccagccaacaaatctTAAGGTTatagcatgtccaagttagggactagatgcgttacaaagtgcaaaccacatggaccatccatATACTTTTGGAAAACGCTGgcgactaaatgcgttacaacgtgcgaaccacagggaccatctatgtacttttggaaagctagggaccaaattcaaaattttggtaaaccactaggaccatccgtgtactttactctttacAAACTAACCGCATACCACATCAGATACCATATAAGAGTATATGCTATAATTATACACATAAAcagttaaaaataataattgataTGACACTCACCTTCTTGCCCTCTAACGTTTCAGGAACATCGCCCTTTGCGATTCTTTGGGCAAGGCCTTCAGCGATAGCCGTCTTCCCGACACCAGGTTCTCCTATAAGGCAGGGATTGTTTTTCGCACGCCTGCCCAAAATTTGCGTAACTCTTTCTATTTGTTGTTGTCTTCCCACAACAGGGTCCAACTTACCCTATATAATTATAAACCAAACCAACTTATATAAAAACTGCATTAAGAGTGAAAAGGTCGAATAACTTGCATGAGACGTAACGTACCTCCTCTGCTAGCTTTGTCAAGTTGGTCCCGTATTCCTCGAGTGTCGGCATTTTGTTGTTGGAGCTTGTAACACCTGCTTTAGCAACTATAGATTCTGCAGTCTCACCAACCATTCTGATAATCTATTCCAACAATTAAAGAATTATTAACTTTTTTATAAAGAGAGTTCATACCATAAAAATGACTTGTTAACTCTTAAATTGGTTAAAATAAGATGGTATAACTTTCTTTTTTTTTGCAAACATGTTGAATGTCACCTTATCAAATTTTGATCATTGTAAAAGGAGTAATTTGTCATTTTCATATTTGAGGATCGGTCACTTTTGCGACTTACTTCCAAAGGTTTGCTTTTCCGCATCTGGGTCCTCATAGATTCAAAATCTTAACATTTTCGTCCCTTGAGGTTTGGCCCTCTGGGACGAAAATGACAACATTTTAAAACCAcaaggatccagatgcggaaaaacaaacttttggatgaAAGTTGCAAAaatggccaaacctcagggacgaaaatgacaatttACACTTTTAAAAGTTAACAAGTGattatattaataaaattcacaagTGTGTGCATTTTAGAAAGGATATAATGAAGGCAATAACATTAGGGGACCAAAGCAGAAACCGTCGAACTTGCCTGTGTGCGAATATTATTCGGTTCTGCACCTAAATTTTCAAGAACATGAGCCGCAACACCTTCGCCCTCACGAAGCAAACCAAGGAGCAAGTGCTCTGTTCCAATATAATTATGTCCTGAAACATTCAAACAACGTATTAAACTAACCGAAAACTAATAACCAAACtactatccccccccccccccccaacattGCGATCCAATAACCAAAACACGAAATGAGTTACCAAGTTGACGCGCCTCCTCTAACGAAAACTCCAAAACACGCTTCGCACGAGGCGTAAACGGGATCTCTACCGCAACAAATCCAGTTCCTTTACCAATAATCTTTTCAACCTCCACACGCGCGTCTTTCAAACCAACTCCCGTCGCTTTCAACACCTTTGCCGCAATGCCAGTGCCCTCACCGATAAGCCCAAGCAATATCTGTTCCGTACCCACAAAGTTGTGACCGAGCCGTCTTGCTTCCTCTTGTGCAAGCATTATAACCTTAATCGCTCTTTCGGTGAACCGTTCAAACATGGCTTTTGGCACGATTCTAGACGGTTTTGGCCGTCGAACGATTGTTGCAGCGGCAACTTTTGAGTGGAAATCATGGCCCCTTTTTAGCAAGGTGTCTAACGCGTTGGTTCCTCGCAAACCGGAGAAAGTTCTCATTGTAACCGGAGGGGTTTGTAAGCTGTACATCATCTTTAGTTCGCCTTTTCGATAACCCGATATCTTCATACGGACCTTGCTTTCACCGGCAGCCGTTGACGGAAAACTAGTCGATTGAACCAAAGCTCCGGCCATGATCGCAATCGAATGATCTGCGAACGAAAAAACAGttcacaaacacaaacgaacatataAACAATATAAAAAAAACCACGATGAACAAACGTATTACAGAAcgttttgttcgtgttcgttcatttaattaatcaAATAAAATTCCGTGTTCATGTTGATAACAATACAAATAAATTCGGTAAAAACATACCTGAATAAAGCTAAGATGAACAGATGAACAAATATATGTTTCTggaaatataaatatattttgagGTATTTAATTAAAGAGATGTGTGTGTCGTGTCGGTTTATATAATGTTGTTCAAAATGTTGTTTGTTTGTACGGATCATGTTCTGGAATTCGGTGGACCGTCGTCATCTAATGTAAACGGAAATAAAGGTCGTGTGTCTTGCTACCGTTACTAAGATGTTGTGTCACAGACCGTTGGATTGCTGAGGAAGTGGGGTTGATGGGCCCATCTGGGGTTGATGTTTTGAGTTTGAGCTGTTGTTTTAGACTTTTTTCGGTTCGGTTGTTGAACCAGTTTGGAAAACGGAATAATGAATAAAACAGTATTTTGGTCTAAATAAATTGAGTGGTTTAACTTTTAAGTTTGATTAATAATAAAGTACAAACAATttcaacatattttttttttggaaaaaagttCAACATAGTCTTTAATTTGTATAGAAAAAATGTTACGATTAAATTATTGATGTAACATAATCATATAATCTATACTGTGttttcatttttgttgtcattttagtccaaaatttaaATTACTTCCTATTTGACTATTAAAAACTGATTATTTTGTCTTTATCCTTTGAGGGAAAATGGTCCCAGATATACACCAtctcagctctctctctctctctcatatctCTAAACCTAAGTCTTACATCCACAAACCACCATCAATCTCCTCTATAATCACCGCAACATCATCAACAACCACCACCCCCGTCAGTCACACCCACCACCGtcaccatcaacaaccacaaccacaaccgtCATTGTACCCATTAAATACCACCACCGTCGCCACTCGAAAACCCTAAACCTACCACCACTGATCTGAAAGAAAGGTAGAGACAGATGGTGCATTTATTTGGggattttttaattaaaaaaatgttttaatgaGATGCATTTGGACAAAACTACCCatgcacaaaaagacaaaaaaggcatgttggaacagtaaaaaatgagagtTTTTGAGATTTgcactaaaatggcaacaaaatgcaaaccacagggacccagatttaaaaagtttgagatttggactaaaatggcaaaagtgcccaaaccacagggaccaaaatggcagtttactcaaatataaaaaaattcgttagttcagattaatattcaatcttatcctactttaaatataaaaaaatccgttagtttttttaaatatatttttttattatttggtatataaaatcatatttattcaacccatgtaatacacggggggttttaaaaatataacttttttattatttggtaaacaatgttacatttattcaacccgtgtactacaatggttttaaagatataatttttttattatttggtatataatattacatttattcaatccgtacaatacatatggttcttatagatataacttattttattatttaatatataaaattacattgcttcaacccgtgcaataaaggaggcttttaaaaagataatgttttattatttggtataaaattcatttattcaacccgtgtaatacacggggttataacatAGTATATTTATAAATTACAGTTAAATGTCATTTTTATTCATGTGGTTTGGGCTATTTTTTCAGTTTAGTTCACAGTTTTCATTTTTCGTACGTGTgtctaaaaaggtttcaccgttgctattttagtccactgggttaacttcttccattttttctgttgacgagaagggcaatttggtcattttatatggccaaaTTGCCCTTCTAATttacagaattacatataaaatgactgaattgtcattctcgttaacagaaaaaatggaagAAGTTAATCCAgtgaactaaaatgacaacggtgaaacatttttggacccacatgtgaaaaatgaaacctttggactaaactggcaaaataacttaaaccacaggaactaaaatggcatttaactctataaaTTATTTGTGAAATTAATGATATGTGTTGACCACTACCATCTACTATCAGCGACGGAGCTTAAACATAAATTAGGTTGGGGTCAGACTCTAAAAATCTAAATCGGTAGGAGTCGAACTCTTAAAAATTCAATATTTTAcacaaaaaaaacaaattttcaatAAAAATAACAATACGCACAGGGCCGGGCACCCCTGGACCTCCATTATCTTCCGCACTTGTCTACTATAACCGTTAAGCATATAAAAACTATGAATCAGATAGACTCTTTTATTTTCTTGGATGATTAACTGAACATTTTTACTGATTCAAATATAAgtttatataattataaaaaaaaaattacatccatGATATTTTTAGTAGTAAATTTTTGCTCATATCGAGTAATTTTAACTTTTTAGCATGAATAAGTTGAAATATACCCTCTACATCCTATATGGGCACAACTATGTCTCCTCCAACCGGATTACCATTAAAATTTTAGTCCTCTATTTCTGCTTCTAGAATATCATATTAATGTAACACATGTTACTAATTTGTCCTCAAGAGGATATATGATAAATGATGTAACTCATAATCATAACATTAGGAGTTTAAATCTTACAGAATGAAGGTTTGATATATTTATCCTAGACTAGGTTAGAACCTCGTATATTACACgagtttaataaatataattttatatactaaataaaaaaacaatatatttttaaaaacctcatttattacatgtgttgagtaaatataattttatatattaaataataaaaaaagagttaattacatagttagtccctgtagtttgcacaaaataacatacttaggtactaattgtttaaaatcaccttctagagtattaacttttcattttgtaacccttggaggtattaacttttaaggtattaacatagttagtccctatagt
It encodes:
- the LOC110912210 gene encoding ATP-dependent Clp protease ATP-binding subunit ClpA homolog CD4B, chloroplastic gives rise to the protein MAGALVQSTSFPSTAAGESKVRMKISGYRKGELKMMYSLQTPPVTMRTFSGLRGTNALDTLLKRGHDFHSKVAAATIVRRPKPSRIVPKAMFERFTERAIKVIMLAQEEARRLGHNFVGTEQILLGLIGEGTGIAAKVLKATGVGLKDARVEVEKIIGKGTGFVAVEIPFTPRAKRVLEFSLEEARQLGHNYIGTEHLLLGLLREGEGVAAHVLENLGAEPNNIRTQIIRMVGETAESIVAKAGVTSSNNKMPTLEEYGTNLTKLAEEGKLDPVVGRQQQIERVTQILGRRAKNNPCLIGEPGVGKTAIAEGLAQRIAKGDVPETLEGKKVITLDMGLLVAGTKYRGEFEERLKKLMEEIKQSDEIILFIDEVHTLIGAGAAEGAIDAANILKPALARGDLQCIGATTLDEYRKHIEKDPALERRFQPVKVPEPTVDETIQILKGLRERYEIHHKLCYTDEALVAAAELSYQYISDRFLPDKAIDLVDEAGSRVRLRHAQLPEEARELEKELRQITKNKNEAARGQDFKKAGELRDREMDLKTQISALAGKTKEMSKAETEAGEEGPIVTEVEIQHIVSSWTGIPVDKVSTNESARLLKMEETLHTRVIGQDEAVKAISRAIRRARVGLKSPNRPIASFIFSGPTGVGKSELAKALAAYYFGSEEAMIRLDMSEFMERHTVSKLIGSPPGYVGYTEGGQLTEAVRRRPYTVVLFDEIEKAHPDVFNMMLQILEDGRLTDSKGRTVDFKNTLLIMTSNVGSSVIEKGGRRIGFDLDYDEKDSSYNKIKNLVTEELKQYFRPEFLNRLDEMIVFRQLTKLEVKEIADIMLNEVFDRLKDKDIELQVTERFRERVVEEGYNPSYGARPLRRAIMRLLEDSMAEKMLAHDIKEGDSVIVDVDSDGNVTVLNGSSGGEAPETLPEPIEV